In Hwangdonia lutea, a single window of DNA contains:
- a CDS encoding phosphoethanolamine transferase, translating to MLIFIDWNLLGREDVIEDFLFCLTVVLLLYGNVLKKQFLVDALCFFYVWYFVMETTSYLAVSSNFSSSYMYLLLESNKQELSEFTKAYFSLPIFLFIILSGAIFFIIRKKRLKQSNKYQSAVGILGCTAIVVLLKLTGLIENNAYHNIVRGTYGYITLQNSLKLNTNIKAEDISVKADNEVLVFVLGESTARNRMEIYGYNRKNTPLLNAIKDSLLVYNNVISTDVFTLKALPKMLTSLDVDSKKENHFNIVEVFNAAGYTTYWLSNQRPISYHDNAISKIASRAKMFKFYNHIIDKNTLVLDEILLPDYNNILKKPGKKAIFIRLIGTHFDYNKRYPSTFNKFNANPKHKSKENITISHYDNAVFYNDFILYSILESLEKMNTKSALLYLSDHGENIYDDGTSFFGRSEEVITKSMFEIPFLLWTSNSFTFPKDFEYKPDRVFMADHTYESIGHVFGVMHKSMDASKSIFSKSFKPRQRKVLGTIDFDDYFSVKDE from the coding sequence TTGTTAATTTTTATTGATTGGAATTTGCTTGGACGCGAAGATGTTATTGAAGATTTCCTTTTTTGTTTGACGGTTGTTTTGCTATTATATGGCAATGTATTAAAAAAACAGTTTCTTGTAGATGCTTTATGTTTTTTTTATGTTTGGTATTTTGTTATGGAGACCACGTCTTATTTAGCGGTGTCCTCCAATTTTTCATCATCTTATATGTACCTGCTGCTGGAATCCAATAAGCAGGAGTTAAGCGAGTTTACCAAGGCATATTTTAGCCTGCCAATTTTTTTGTTTATAATTTTAAGTGGTGCAATATTCTTTATAATTAGAAAAAAACGATTAAAACAGTCCAACAAATACCAATCTGCTGTTGGAATTTTAGGATGCACAGCCATAGTGGTTTTATTAAAATTAACGGGTTTAATTGAAAATAATGCCTACCATAATATAGTGAGGGGAACTTATGGCTACATAACTTTGCAAAATAGTTTAAAGTTAAATACCAATATAAAAGCCGAAGACATTAGCGTAAAAGCAGATAATGAAGTTTTGGTTTTTGTTTTGGGCGAATCTACCGCAAGAAATCGTATGGAGATATATGGCTATAACCGCAAAAATACGCCCTTGTTAAACGCAATAAAGGACAGTTTGTTGGTTTATAACAATGTAATTTCTACCGATGTTTTTACCTTAAAGGCGCTGCCAAAAATGCTAACTTCCTTGGATGTTGATTCTAAAAAAGAAAACCATTTTAATATTGTAGAGGTTTTTAATGCCGCAGGTTACACTACTTATTGGTTATCAAATCAGCGCCCAATAAGTTATCACGACAACGCTATCAGTAAAATTGCTTCTCGGGCTAAAATGTTTAAATTTTATAACCATATCATCGATAAAAACACCTTGGTTTTAGATGAAATATTATTGCCAGATTACAATAATATTTTAAAAAAACCGGGAAAAAAAGCAATCTTTATAAGATTGATAGGAACGCACTTTGACTATAATAAAAGATACCCAAGCACCTTTAATAAGTTTAATGCGAACCCCAAGCACAAATCCAAAGAAAATATAACCATTAGCCATTACGACAATGCAGTGTTTTACAACGATTTCATACTATATTCGATACTTGAGAGTTTAGAAAAAATGAATACTAAAAGTGCTTTGTTATACCTGTCGGACCACGGTGAGAATATTTATGACGATGGGACAAGTTTTTTTGGGCGTTCTGAAGAAGTTATAACCAAAAGCATGTTTGAGATACCTTTTTTACTTTGGACGTCAAACTCGTTTACCTTCCCCAAAGATTTTGAATATAAACCAGACAGGGTATTTATGGCAGACCATACCTATGAAAGTATTGGGCACGTTTTTGGGGTAATGCATAAAAGTATGGATGCTAGTAAGAGTATATTTAGTAAATCTTTCAAACCAAGACAAAGAAAGGTTTTAGGAACTATTGATTTTGATGATTATTTTTCTGTAAAAGATGAGTAA
- a CDS encoding glycosyltransferase family 2 protein produces MKPFFSVITPLYNKEAFIKNTLKSVLNQTFKDFEVIVVNDGSTDKSLQQAELINDDRITILTIPNSGLSIARNTGIKNAKANHIAFIDADDFWLEHHLEQLHNLIHRYPNMGMYCTGYTLKKTDSIFHRATFNGLPKNFVGIVPNFFKHSLQHCVAWVGAICVPKHVFDFIGDFDPEIFSEQDTDLYIRIALKYNVALDNSSASAIYNRTLDNNMSNFSQKKTIPKLLHAYKDIEIKNHDLKKYLDLNRFSTLIFFKLSSNKVLEKTLIDDIDKNNLNILQRILIYLPNGVVRFLFNIKTKFKINPLIVFKLKH; encoded by the coding sequence ATGAAACCCTTTTTCTCTGTTATAACACCATTGTACAATAAAGAGGCGTTTATTAAAAACACCCTAAAAAGTGTACTAAACCAAACCTTTAAAGATTTTGAGGTAATTGTTGTTAACGATGGTAGTACCGATAAAAGTTTACAGCAGGCAGAATTAATAAATGACGACAGAATAACAATACTTACCATACCTAATTCCGGTTTATCGATAGCTAGAAACACGGGTATTAAAAACGCAAAAGCTAACCATATTGCCTTTATTGATGCTGATGATTTTTGGCTGGAACACCATTTAGAGCAATTACATAATTTGATACATCGTTACCCAAATATGGGCATGTACTGCACGGGATACACTTTAAAAAAAACAGATTCCATTTTCCACAGAGCAACATTTAACGGTTTACCAAAGAACTTTGTTGGCATTGTGCCCAATTTTTTTAAACATTCACTGCAACACTGTGTAGCCTGGGTTGGGGCTATTTGCGTTCCAAAACATGTTTTTGATTTCATTGGTGATTTTGACCCAGAAATTTTTTCTGAACAAGACACCGATTTATATATTAGAATAGCCCTTAAGTATAATGTTGCCTTGGATAACAGTTCGGCTAGCGCCATTTACAACCGAACGTTGGACAACAACATGTCTAACTTTTCGCAAAAAAAGACAATCCCCAAATTATTGCATGCCTACAAAGACATAGAAATTAAAAACCATGATTTGAAAAAGTATCTGGATTTAAACCGGTTTTCTACGCTTATTTTTTTCAAGTTATCATCTAATAAAGTTTTAGAGAAAACACTTATCGACGATATCGACAAGAATAATTTGAATATATTGCAACGCATCCTAATTTATTTGCCCAACGGCGTTGTACGGTTCCTGTTCAACATCAAAACCAAATTTAAGATAAACCCTTTAATTGTTTTTAAGTTGAAGCATTAA
- a CDS encoding O-antigen translocase — protein MKKLIDYINKNVLIKITSLKTAAILTRMIAGILTSKAIAVFIGAEGLALIGNLRNFVSAGHSVAILGLYKGAVKYIAEYKENVVRLSKTISTVYYFGFVSSILVSLLCYFNAENINNLIFPNYSNYAYVIKIFAFVLPFYALNMFSFSIMNGFSKYKILIIINIIGQILGVSIALLLIYQNNIDGALISVVIAESLIFLITLVGIINRRSLTSLIQVKQISFSYFKRLSSYSIMALFSAVLLPIVALAIRSYIIENVGYKDAGYWEAMTRISKYYLMLVSSLMALYILPRFTEIDTVKEFRKEVFGFYKTIIPFLALALFLIYLLKPFVVTFVFNEEFKPVEDLFLWQLLGDFLKVLSLVIAYQFLAKKMFWHYVITEVFLIVILYITSIYFIGLFGVKGAVIGHFVSYLMYYAVILLIFGSSLFGVDEGKE, from the coding sequence TTGAAAAAATTAATAGATTACATAAACAAAAACGTTTTAATAAAAATTACTTCGCTAAAAACAGCAGCCATTTTAACCAGAATGATTGCTGGCATATTAACATCAAAAGCTATTGCTGTTTTTATTGGGGCTGAGGGTCTCGCCTTAATCGGGAATTTACGAAATTTTGTAAGTGCTGGGCATTCGGTAGCCATATTGGGGCTGTATAAAGGAGCCGTAAAGTATATAGCAGAATATAAAGAAAACGTTGTTAGATTAAGTAAAACCATTTCTACCGTTTATTATTTTGGTTTTGTGTCTTCAATCTTGGTGTCACTTTTATGTTATTTTAATGCCGAAAATATTAATAATTTAATCTTCCCAAATTACAGCAACTATGCTTATGTAATTAAAATATTCGCTTTTGTACTGCCTTTTTATGCTTTGAATATGTTTTCGTTTTCAATAATGAATGGCTTTTCAAAGTACAAAATACTCATTATAATAAACATAATAGGCCAAATTTTAGGCGTGTCTATCGCACTGTTATTAATTTATCAAAACAATATAGATGGCGCTTTAATTTCGGTTGTTATTGCAGAATCATTAATATTTTTAATTACTCTGGTAGGCATTATAAATAGACGTAGCTTAACATCGCTTATACAGGTGAAACAAATTAGTTTTAGCTATTTTAAACGGTTGAGCTCGTATTCGATTATGGCATTGTTTTCGGCTGTTTTATTGCCCATTGTAGCTTTGGCAATCAGGTCGTACATTATCGAGAACGTAGGTTATAAAGACGCTGGTTATTGGGAAGCCATGACGCGCATATCGAAATACTATCTCATGTTGGTTAGTTCCTTAATGGCACTTTATATTTTACCTAGATTTACTGAAATTGATACGGTTAAGGAATTTAGAAAAGAAGTTTTTGGGTTTTATAAAACCATAATACCCTTTTTAGCCCTTGCTTTATTTTTAATATATTTATTAAAGCCATTTGTTGTAACATTTGTTTTTAATGAAGAATTTAAACCCGTTGAAGACTTGTTTTTATGGCAATTGTTGGGCGACTTTTTAAAGGTCTTATCCTTGGTAATTGCCTATCAGTTTTTAGCCAAAAAAATGTTTTGGCATTATGTGATAACCGAGGTGTTCTTAATTGTAATTTTATACATAACAAGTATATATTTTATAGGTTTATTTGGTGTAAAAGGTGCGGTAATAGGACATTTTGTGAGTTATTTAATGTATTATGCGGTTATTTTATTAATATTCGGAAGCTCGCTTTTTGGGGTTGATGAAGGAAAGGAATAA
- a CDS encoding glycosyltransferase family 2 protein, whose translation MLSILIPTYNYCVVSLVEALFKEATELNIPFEILVFDDGSNSELNHENETINKLINCSFKVLDRNIGRSAIRNLLAKNASFDNLLFLDADVIPKKNDFIKNYLRVKNPEVVYGGISQTVPSPKKPKKLRWLYTKKREKFTTSSANFYIKKQIFNIYLFDESLKSYGCEDVIFFENLKKDKVIFNYINNPVFHLGNDDANTFIEKTHQAIKNLIFLIDKNKISSKKYYISNVYLKLDRFKLDVLVLYIFKLIKPMLIKNFNSSNPSLFLYDFYRLGYYCLIKNKK comes from the coding sequence ATGTTATCTATTTTAATTCCAACTTATAATTACTGTGTAGTTTCATTAGTTGAAGCGCTTTTTAAAGAAGCTACAGAATTAAATATACCATTTGAAATTTTAGTTTTTGATGATGGTTCAAATTCTGAATTAAACCATGAAAATGAAACTATAAACAAACTAATTAATTGCTCTTTTAAGGTTTTAGACAGAAATATAGGCAGAAGCGCAATTCGCAACCTACTTGCCAAAAATGCATCTTTTGACAATTTACTGTTTTTAGATGCAGATGTAATCCCCAAAAAAAACGATTTTATTAAAAACTATTTAAGGGTAAAGAATCCAGAAGTTGTTTATGGAGGTATAAGCCAAACTGTACCTTCCCCTAAAAAGCCTAAAAAATTGAGATGGCTGTATACAAAAAAGCGTGAAAAATTTACAACAAGCTCTGCCAACTTCTATATTAAAAAACAAATTTTTAATATATATTTATTTGACGAAAGTTTAAAAAGTTATGGTTGTGAAGATGTCATTTTTTTTGAGAATTTAAAAAAAGACAAAGTAATATTTAATTACATTAACAATCCTGTATTTCATTTAGGCAACGATGATGCAAATACCTTTATAGAAAAGACCCATCAAGCAATTAAAAACTTAATTTTTTTAATTGATAAAAACAAAATAAGCTCAAAGAAATATTATATTTCGAATGTGTATTTAAAACTAGATAGGTTTAAATTAGATGTACTCGTTTTATATATTTTTAAACTTATAAAACCAATGCTCATAAAGAATTTCAATTCCTCCAACCCATCATTATTTTTATATGATTTTTATAGACTCGGTTATTATTGTTTAATAAAAAACAAAAAATGA
- a CDS encoding glycosyltransferase, with translation MSKKICLLTDSLGSGGAEKMAANMSISLSNKGYEVFVVSMLNNISYEFAGTLYNFGLVKEKSGKLLAFLQFKRFFNKQGFDVIIDHRVRARFFKEVVFSKYVFKKCRVIYVVHHYDLSLYFTALKIPFLSRFPHVKSKTFVSVSKQVQNHLKLQLEIDSILIYNYVLAQSIETAFGKHQPNNANFKYVVAVGRLVKVKRFDLLISSYAKSNLPKNNIKLFILGEGPERGNLESLLKILGMEDMIELKGFHNNPYGFIKQAQALVMSSKYEGFPMVLIEALALYTPMVSFNCESGPSEIIQHNKNGLLVENQNSELLIKAMNTLLLNEELYKDIKHNMAKTPNKFSEDNIVEQWINLIENSH, from the coding sequence ATGAGTAAAAAAATATGCTTGTTAACCGATTCTTTAGGTTCTGGTGGTGCAGAAAAAATGGCAGCGAACATGTCCATATCGTTATCAAACAAAGGTTACGAGGTGTTTGTTGTTTCCATGCTCAACAACATAAGTTACGAGTTTGCCGGAACACTCTACAATTTTGGTTTAGTTAAAGAAAAAAGCGGTAAACTATTGGCCTTTTTACAGTTTAAAAGGTTTTTTAACAAACAAGGGTTTGATGTAATAATAGACCATAGGGTACGTGCACGGTTTTTTAAAGAGGTTGTATTTTCAAAGTATGTATTTAAAAAATGTAGGGTTATATATGTTGTTCATCACTACGATTTATCATTGTATTTTACAGCTTTAAAAATTCCATTTTTATCAAGGTTCCCACACGTTAAAAGCAAAACTTTTGTTTCCGTTAGCAAACAAGTTCAAAATCATTTAAAGCTACAATTAGAGATTGACAGCATTTTAATTTACAACTATGTTTTGGCTCAAAGTATTGAAACGGCTTTTGGCAAGCACCAACCAAACAATGCAAATTTTAAATATGTAGTGGCCGTTGGACGGCTCGTTAAGGTAAAACGGTTCGATTTATTAATTAGCAGTTATGCAAAATCAAATCTCCCAAAAAACAACATAAAGCTATTTATCTTAGGAGAGGGGCCAGAACGGGGCAATTTGGAATCATTGTTAAAAATATTAGGGATGGAAGATATGATTGAATTAAAAGGCTTCCACAATAACCCGTATGGCTTTATTAAACAAGCACAGGCCTTGGTAATGTCTAGTAAATACGAAGGTTTTCCTATGGTGTTAATCGAAGCTTTAGCTTTATACACACCAATGGTTTCTTTTAATTGCGAAAGCGGGCCAAGTGAAATTATCCAACATAACAAAAATGGACTTTTAGTTGAAAATCAAAATTCTGAACTATTAATTAAAGCCATGAATACACTTCTTTTAAATGAGGAATTATATAAGGATATTAAACACAATATGGCTAAAACACCCAATAAATTTTCAGAAGATAATATCGTTGAACAATGGATAAATTTAATTGAAAACAGCCATTAA
- a CDS encoding 2OG-Fe(II) oxygenase: MRVVDTDEISRLICCKIKENRASLINSYNLSENNVGYFFIDDLLPSQIAKKCFEVFPDKSNMRRLKSIREFKYVSAQMNKHNPLLEDIIYAFQDSRIVSAIGDICGIQSLYADKSLYAGGLSLMGKDNYLHPHLDNSHDAELERWRVLNLLYYVTPDWDEENGGHLELWPNGPKKEPIVIESKFNRLVVMATHGASWHSVNKVLVKRNRCCISNYYFSDKPLKETDKFHVTKFRGRPKDTFTNLILDSDASLRMLIRKVFKKGIRKNPHIYKKDN, encoded by the coding sequence ATGAGGGTAGTTGATACTGACGAAATTTCAAGATTGATTTGTTGTAAAATAAAAGAAAATCGAGCTAGCTTGATTAATTCATACAATTTATCTGAAAATAATGTAGGATATTTTTTTATTGATGATTTGCTTCCTTCCCAAATAGCGAAGAAGTGTTTTGAGGTTTTTCCAGATAAATCTAATATGCGACGTTTAAAAAGTATAAGAGAGTTTAAGTATGTCTCTGCGCAGATGAATAAACATAATCCGTTATTAGAAGATATAATTTATGCTTTTCAAGATTCCAGAATTGTAAGCGCAATTGGAGATATATGTGGAATTCAATCACTTTATGCGGATAAGTCACTATATGCTGGAGGTTTATCGTTAATGGGAAAGGACAATTATTTACACCCGCATTTAGATAATTCTCATGATGCTGAACTCGAACGATGGCGGGTTTTAAATTTATTATATTATGTTACACCGGATTGGGATGAGGAAAATGGTGGGCATTTGGAGCTATGGCCAAATGGCCCAAAAAAAGAACCGATAGTTATAGAAAGCAAATTCAACAGATTGGTTGTTATGGCAACTCATGGTGCTTCATGGCATTCGGTTAATAAAGTATTAGTAAAAAGAAATAGATGTTGTATTTCTAACTACTATTTTAGCGACAAGCCCTTAAAGGAAACCGATAAATTTCATGTGACTAAATTTAGAGGAAGACCAAAAGATACTTTTACGAATTTAATTCTAGATTCAGATGCAAGCTTAAGAATGCTAATAAGAAAGGTGTTTAAAAAAGGTATTAGAAAGAACCCCCATATTTATAAAAAAGATAATTAA
- a CDS encoding cell division ATP-binding protein FtsE, translating to MSKPILQLKDAAIYQGDSLVLDNVNVEINKGDFVYLIGKTGTGKSSFMKTLYGDLPLTEGEGHIVDYNLKTLKEKEIPFLRRKLGVVFQDFKLLTDRTVNENLLFVLKATGWKDKKDMETRVEDVLNKVDMKTKGFKFPHELSGGEQQRIAIARALLNNPELILADEPTGNLDPQTSVEVMEVLQDINKNGNTILMATHDYALLLKYPSKTLKCDENAVYEVVQRKG from the coding sequence ATGTCGAAACCTATTTTGCAATTAAAAGATGCTGCCATTTACCAAGGCGATAGTTTGGTGCTTGACAATGTTAATGTGGAAATTAATAAAGGCGATTTTGTGTATTTAATTGGAAAAACTGGCACGGGAAAAAGCAGTTTTATGAAAACGCTTTATGGCGATTTGCCTTTAACCGAAGGCGAAGGACATATTGTAGATTATAACTTAAAAACCCTTAAAGAAAAAGAGATTCCGTTTTTACGCAGAAAATTAGGCGTGGTTTTTCAGGATTTTAAACTATTAACCGATAGAACGGTAAATGAGAATTTACTATTTGTTTTAAAAGCCACCGGCTGGAAAGATAAAAAGGATATGGAAACGCGCGTTGAGGACGTGTTAAATAAAGTGGATATGAAAACCAAGGGGTTTAAATTTCCGCACGAGCTTTCTGGTGGCGAGCAGCAACGCATCGCCATTGCAAGGGCTTTGCTTAACAACCCCGAGTTGATATTGGCCGACGAACCCACGGGTAACTTGGACCCGCAAACCAGCGTTGAAGTGATGGAGGTTTTACAAGACATTAATAAAAATGGTAATACTATTTTAATGGCTACCCACGATTATGCACTCTTACTTAAATACCCAAGTAAAACGCTAAAGTGCGATGAGAATGCGGTTTATGAGGTGGTGCAGCGGAAGGGTTAA
- a CDS encoding O-antigen translocase yields MLKKLLANTFLKVFSYNGVVVFGKIIASFIVSKVSAIYLGPSGYALVGNLKNLLQGVLGITANGFESGIIKYVAEHKTNNHKLKQVVSAVIFLSFILSLIIGLFLVLFSKSLSIFLLKDITYAYVFRLLAVLLPLISFNFLIIYIANGLQKLRLYTSLITVANLLNAILTFFLVFYFNLKGALIASIIVPALSFLIGLWFKDVRRLVSGLFVNVRQVSLVFIKSISVYIAMATYSTVLISVTYLLIRNKIIVDIDTNSAGLWEAMNKISTFYMMFFSSLFTLYLLPQLAINKTVSGYKNIMKTYFKYLIPITIFVFVGLLIFRLFIIKIFLTDSFAAIEQYFYLQLIGDFFKIIAFSLAYQFHAKKMVTFYFITDAILYLSFYFMSLQFLNHFNLQGVFYAYIISTLLYLISVSFFLFFNNAKYLEENV; encoded by the coding sequence GTGTTAAAAAAACTATTAGCGAATACCTTTTTAAAGGTTTTTTCGTACAATGGTGTTGTTGTTTTCGGAAAAATAATAGCATCCTTTATAGTGTCAAAAGTAAGCGCTATCTATCTAGGCCCATCTGGTTATGCTTTAGTTGGAAATTTAAAAAACTTGCTTCAAGGCGTTTTAGGTATTACTGCCAACGGGTTTGAAAGCGGAATAATTAAATATGTTGCAGAGCATAAAACAAACAACCATAAACTAAAGCAAGTTGTTTCAGCGGTAATTTTTTTGAGCTTTATCTTATCGCTTATAATAGGTTTGTTTTTAGTGTTGTTTTCAAAAAGCTTAAGTATTTTTCTTCTTAAAGATATAACTTATGCTTATGTTTTTAGGCTTTTGGCAGTGCTTTTGCCATTAATATCATTCAATTTTTTAATTATTTATATAGCCAATGGTTTACAAAAACTCAGGTTGTACACCTCCTTAATAACAGTTGCTAATTTATTAAATGCCATACTTACTTTTTTTCTTGTTTTTTACTTTAACCTTAAAGGCGCTTTAATAGCGAGCATTATTGTACCTGCATTAAGTTTTTTGATTGGTTTATGGTTTAAAGATGTACGTAGATTGGTTTCGGGTTTATTTGTTAATGTGCGGCAAGTTTCATTGGTTTTTATAAAATCCATATCTGTTTACATTGCCATGGCTACCTATTCTACGGTATTGATAAGTGTCACATATTTGTTAATAAGGAATAAAATTATTGTGGACATTGATACAAACTCTGCGGGATTGTGGGAAGCCATGAATAAAATATCAACTTTTTACATGATGTTTTTTTCGTCGTTATTTACACTGTATTTGCTGCCGCAGTTAGCCATAAACAAAACAGTTTCGGGATATAAAAATATAATGAAGACTTACTTTAAGTACCTTATACCAATTACAATTTTTGTGTTTGTAGGGTTGTTGATTTTTAGGTTGTTTATCATTAAAATATTTTTAACCGACTCGTTCGCGGCAATTGAACAGTATTTTTATTTGCAGCTTATTGGAGATTTTTTTAAAATAATCGCTTTTTCACTGGCCTACCAGTTTCACGCCAAAAAAATGGTTACGTTTTATTTTATCACCGATGCTATTTTATATTTGTCCTTTTACTTTATGAGTTTACAATTTTTAAATCATTTTAATTTACAAGGTGTTTTTTATGCCTATATTATAAGTACTTTATTATATTTAATTTCAGTTTCATTTTTTCTGTTTTTTAACAATGCAAAATATTTAGAAGAAAATGTTTAA